In Anaerolineae bacterium, the genomic window CGTGGACCATCCGGCCCGCTTCTCCCTGGTCAGCCAGTCGCATCCCTGGCGCCATGTCTTCGAGTACCTGACCTACATTGATGCCAAAGGCATTGCCCATCCCTACCTGCTCGAGTCGTGGGAAGCCAGCGATGACCTGCTGACCTGGAAGCTCAACCTGCGCAAGGGCATCCAGTTCAACAACGGCAAGGAGCTGACCGCCGACGATGTCGTCTTCAACTTCAACCAGTGGCTGGATGTCGACGTCGGTTCGTCCCTGCTGGGCCAGATGAGCTATCTGGATGCCTCCGGCGTGGAAAAGGTGGATGACTACACCGTCGTGCTCCACCTGAAGAATCCCTCCATCACCGTGCCGTACGACCTGTATCATTACGGCGCCATGATCGTGCCCAAGGAGTTCGAGGGCGACATCACCCGCCAGCCCATCGGCACCGGTGCGTTCACCATGGCCGAGTATGTGCCGGGCGAACGCTGCCGGCTGGTGCGCCGCGAGGGGTACTGGCGCAACGGCGCCGATGGCAAACCCCTGCCCTATCTGGACGAGATCATTATGGTCCAGTTGGGCGAGGACCCGACCGCCGGCCTGTCCGCCCTCAAGACCGGCGAGGTGGACACCGTGATCGAGCCGCCGGTGACCGTCTGGCAGGGTGTCCGGGATGACCCGAACTTCGTCATCATCTCGACCCCGACCTCGGCTACGCGTGTCCTGCGCGTGCGCGTTGACCAGGAGCCTTGGACCGACAACCGCGTGCGCCTGGCGCTCAAGTACTGCCACAATCGCGAGAAGATCCTGGCGCTGGCACTGATGGGCGAGGGCACCATCGGCAACGACAGCCATGTCGCGCCGGCCCATCCCGAGTACTGCCCGGTGGATCCCTTCCCCTATGATCCCGAGAAGGCCAAGGCGCTCCTGGCAGAGGCCGGCTATCCCGATGGCCTGGATGTGACCCTGACGGTGGTGAGCGATTGGCCCGAGACCATGGCCTATGCCCAGGCGCTCAAGGAAGATGCGGCGCCGGCGGGCTTCCGCATCACGCTCAACACCATGCCGGCGTCCCAGTTCTGGGATGGCTGGACCGAGTGGAACATGAGCGTCACCTGGTGGGCGCACCGGCCGCTGGCTATCATGACCTTGCCGCTGGCCTACATCAGCCGCGACGGCAAGCCCGTGCCCTGGAACGAGAGCCGCTGGGTAGACGCTGAGTTCGAACAGCTTCTCCAGGAAGCCCTCCGCACGCTGGATCTGGAAAAACGCCGCGAGATCATGTGCAAGCTGGAGACCATCCAGAAGGAACGCGGCTCCATCTGCACCCCGTTCTTCATGAACGTGTGGACCATCCACAGCAAGAAGGTGCACGATGTGCCGCCTTCGCCGGAAGAGTACGCTGTCTACTACGAGACTTGGAAGG contains:
- a CDS encoding ABC transporter substrate-binding protein, whose protein sequence is MSEKKLHPIIQEAQEQLRKGRISRREFIRISTLLGMSAMSAAALASCAPKETATPAPATSAPAATSVPPTATSAPAATPTPAGMPVRGGTLKASTRVERVDHPARFSLVSQSHPWRHVFEYLTYIDAKGIAHPYLLESWEASDDLLTWKLNLRKGIQFNNGKELTADDVVFNFNQWLDVDVGSSLLGQMSYLDASGVEKVDDYTVVLHLKNPSITVPYDLYHYGAMIVPKEFEGDITRQPIGTGAFTMAEYVPGERCRLVRREGYWRNGADGKPLPYLDEIIMVQLGEDPTAGLSALKTGEVDTVIEPPVTVWQGVRDDPNFVIISTPTSATRVLRVRVDQEPWTDNRVRLALKYCHNREKILALALMGEGTIGNDSHVAPAHPEYCPVDPFPYDPEKAKALLAEAGYPDGLDVTLTVVSDWPETMAYAQALKEDAAPAGFRITLNTMPASQFWDGWTEWNMSVTWWAHRPLAIMTLPLAYISRDGKPVPWNESRWVDAEFEQLLQEALRTLDLEKRREIMCKLETIQKERGSICTPFFMNVWTIHSKKVHDVPPSPEEYAVYYETWKEA